From the Salvelinus fontinalis isolate EN_2023a chromosome 35, ASM2944872v1, whole genome shotgun sequence genome, one window contains:
- the acd gene encoding adrenocortical dysplasia protein homolog isoform X1, whose product MTRGRRTKLEPWIEQVILSYGTEPKEEKKNTLMKAHVVGVGRMSESQARQTEGLTTLLFLSDGVVHIPAILTQDAWETLQEQEDRECFSSLINCTVCVYSYTLQFNMDSAQTKSQFYISVGELTTTSAGAAKDNTPCCTSLNSVRQKICTTWRSLLAQDSVHTQNTQSEFSLSELLGEWQHDWRQSLLEDVMELLRTPTNPPSPQASTSNALTHTGTRWAIERFRYKREDTFNVPVSHLHIPDNLSQKLHAPSEDNSETQSGLVPPSEDRPTDPPETDQPIVAADSRQTDGPVPLERRHPAHEPTLSQESMDGEVVSGMTGGAVASPWDIFAPAAELLRTSSASDESITSEPLHLQKSQSLLDSTPQPVTLATFPLATSTQVPSLTPGATQRSGERSLPPYQKPGPSHSLLTSCGSSSTVSLSTKNQHSGMKLHHSGSTTAHQLPVTEQQDQVEEEEDVVKRWCRKAKRKSSVQTPEDNDITWEEEDMQKNRSPPSWMFETQDIPKIGEGSSCNQNAVAAIAPQRPSNVHSDGTLFSYSYQLCGRISKDLSHLKIPDGMLHWAVRYLVPSMQTEVVKDTQLRPQTHPS is encoded by the exons ATGACTCGGGGTAGGAGGACTAAGTTGGAGCCCTGGATAGAGCAGGTCATCCTGAGTTATGGCACAGAGccaaaggaggagaagaagaacactCTGATGAAAGCGCATGTTGTGGGG gttgGCCGGATGTCAGAGTCCCAGGCCCGGCAGACTGAGGGTTTGACAACGTTGCTGTTCCTCTCTGATGGAGTGGTGCACATCCCCGCCATACTGACCCAGGACGCCTGGGAGACTCTTCAGGA GCAGGAGGACCGTGAGTGCTTCTCCAGTCTCATTAattgcacagtgtgtgtgtattcatacaCTCTGCAGTTCAACATGGACTCTGCACAG ACAAAGAGCCAGTTTTACATATCAGTTGGTGAGCTGACCACTACATCAGCTGGGGCTGCTAAAGACAACACCCCTTGCTG CACATCGCTCAACTCAGTCAGACAAAAGATCTGTACAACATGGAG ATCCCTGCTTGCACAGGATTCTGTCCATACTCAGAACACCCAGTCTG AGTTCAGTCTGTCAGAGCTGCTGGGGGAGTGGCAGCATGACTGGCGCCAGTCTCTGTTGGAGGATGTGATGGAACTCCTGAGGACACCCACAAACCCCCCCTCACCACAGGCCTCAACCTCCAACGCCCTCACACACACTGGCACCAGATGGGCTATTGAAAGGTTCAgatataag AGGGAGGATACTTTCAATGTCCCTGTGTCTCACCTACACATTCCAGACAATCTGAGTCAGAAACTACACGCACCCTCAG AAGACAACAGTGAAACGCAGAGTGGACTGGTCCCTCCATCtgaagacagaccgacagacccaCCAGAGACAGATCAACCAATCGTTGCTGCTGACAGCAGGCAGACTGACGGGCCAGTGCCTCTGGAGAGAAGACATCCTGCCCATGAGCCCACACTTTCTC agGAAAGTATGGATGGCGAGGTGGTGTCAGGGATGACCGGAGGAGCAGTGGCGAGCCCATGGGACATTTTTGCACCAGCAGCTGAGCTGCTCAGGACCTCCTCTGCATCTGACG AATCCATCACCTCGGAGCCCCTCCACCTCCAGAAGAGCCAGTCTCTGCTTGACTCCACTCCACAACCAGTCACTCTTGCAACATTTCCCCTGGCAACCAGCACCCAGGTGCCATCCCTGACCCCTGGGGCCACCCAAAGGTCAGGCGAGCGCTCCCTTCCTCCTTATCAAAAACCAGGCCCCTCCCACAGCCTACTCACCTCCTGTGGCTCCTCCTCCACTGTGAGTCTATCTACAAAGAACCAACACTCTGGCATGAAGCTCCACCACAGTGGCTCAACCACAGCACATCAACTTCCAGTCACGGAGCAGCAGGatcaggtggaggaagaggaggatgttgtGAAGAGGTGGTGTAGGAAGGCTAAGAGGAAGAGTTCCGTGCAGACCCCCGAGGATAATGATATCACCTGGGAGGAGGAAGATATGCAGAAGAACCGCAGCCCGCCCTCCTGGATGTTTGAAACTCAGGATATTCCCAAGATTGGGGAGGGAAGCAGCTGCAATCAGAACGCAGTTGCAGCAATAGCCCCCCAGAGGCCCTCCAAT GTTCACAGTGATGGCACTTTGTTCTCATATTCTTATCAGCTGTGTGGCCGCATTTCGAAGGATCTAAGCCATTTAAA GATTCCTGATGGCATGTTGCACTGGGCTGTACGGTACCTGGTCCCTTCCATGCAGACGGAGGTTGTCAAGGATACACAGCTGCGACCCCAGACTCACCCCAGTTGA
- the acd gene encoding adrenocortical dysplasia protein homolog isoform X2: protein MTRGRRTKLEPWIEQVILSYGTEPKEEKKNTLMKAHVVGVGRMSESQARQTEGLTTLLFLSDGVVHIPAILTQDAWETLQEQEDRECFSSLINCTVCVYSYTLQFNMDSAQTKSQFYISVGELTTTSAGAAKDNTPCCTSLNSVRQKICTTWRSLLAQDSVHTQNTQSEFSLSELLGEWQHDWRQSLLEDVMELLRTPTNPPSPQASTSNALTHTGTRWAIERFRYKREDTFNVPVSHLHIPDNLSQKLHAPSDNSETQSGLVPPSEDRPTDPPETDQPIVAADSRQTDGPVPLERRHPAHEPTLSQESMDGEVVSGMTGGAVASPWDIFAPAAELLRTSSASDESITSEPLHLQKSQSLLDSTPQPVTLATFPLATSTQVPSLTPGATQRSGERSLPPYQKPGPSHSLLTSCGSSSTVSLSTKNQHSGMKLHHSGSTTAHQLPVTEQQDQVEEEEDVVKRWCRKAKRKSSVQTPEDNDITWEEEDMQKNRSPPSWMFETQDIPKIGEGSSCNQNAVAAIAPQRPSNVHSDGTLFSYSYQLCGRISKDLSHLKIPDGMLHWAVRYLVPSMQTEVVKDTQLRPQTHPS from the exons ATGACTCGGGGTAGGAGGACTAAGTTGGAGCCCTGGATAGAGCAGGTCATCCTGAGTTATGGCACAGAGccaaaggaggagaagaagaacactCTGATGAAAGCGCATGTTGTGGGG gttgGCCGGATGTCAGAGTCCCAGGCCCGGCAGACTGAGGGTTTGACAACGTTGCTGTTCCTCTCTGATGGAGTGGTGCACATCCCCGCCATACTGACCCAGGACGCCTGGGAGACTCTTCAGGA GCAGGAGGACCGTGAGTGCTTCTCCAGTCTCATTAattgcacagtgtgtgtgtattcatacaCTCTGCAGTTCAACATGGACTCTGCACAG ACAAAGAGCCAGTTTTACATATCAGTTGGTGAGCTGACCACTACATCAGCTGGGGCTGCTAAAGACAACACCCCTTGCTG CACATCGCTCAACTCAGTCAGACAAAAGATCTGTACAACATGGAG ATCCCTGCTTGCACAGGATTCTGTCCATACTCAGAACACCCAGTCTG AGTTCAGTCTGTCAGAGCTGCTGGGGGAGTGGCAGCATGACTGGCGCCAGTCTCTGTTGGAGGATGTGATGGAACTCCTGAGGACACCCACAAACCCCCCCTCACCACAGGCCTCAACCTCCAACGCCCTCACACACACTGGCACCAGATGGGCTATTGAAAGGTTCAgatataag AGGGAGGATACTTTCAATGTCCCTGTGTCTCACCTACACATTCCAGACAATCTGAGTCAGAAACTACACGCACCCTCAG ACAACAGTGAAACGCAGAGTGGACTGGTCCCTCCATCtgaagacagaccgacagacccaCCAGAGACAGATCAACCAATCGTTGCTGCTGACAGCAGGCAGACTGACGGGCCAGTGCCTCTGGAGAGAAGACATCCTGCCCATGAGCCCACACTTTCTC agGAAAGTATGGATGGCGAGGTGGTGTCAGGGATGACCGGAGGAGCAGTGGCGAGCCCATGGGACATTTTTGCACCAGCAGCTGAGCTGCTCAGGACCTCCTCTGCATCTGACG AATCCATCACCTCGGAGCCCCTCCACCTCCAGAAGAGCCAGTCTCTGCTTGACTCCACTCCACAACCAGTCACTCTTGCAACATTTCCCCTGGCAACCAGCACCCAGGTGCCATCCCTGACCCCTGGGGCCACCCAAAGGTCAGGCGAGCGCTCCCTTCCTCCTTATCAAAAACCAGGCCCCTCCCACAGCCTACTCACCTCCTGTGGCTCCTCCTCCACTGTGAGTCTATCTACAAAGAACCAACACTCTGGCATGAAGCTCCACCACAGTGGCTCAACCACAGCACATCAACTTCCAGTCACGGAGCAGCAGGatcaggtggaggaagaggaggatgttgtGAAGAGGTGGTGTAGGAAGGCTAAGAGGAAGAGTTCCGTGCAGACCCCCGAGGATAATGATATCACCTGGGAGGAGGAAGATATGCAGAAGAACCGCAGCCCGCCCTCCTGGATGTTTGAAACTCAGGATATTCCCAAGATTGGGGAGGGAAGCAGCTGCAATCAGAACGCAGTTGCAGCAATAGCCCCCCAGAGGCCCTCCAAT GTTCACAGTGATGGCACTTTGTTCTCATATTCTTATCAGCTGTGTGGCCGCATTTCGAAGGATCTAAGCCATTTAAA GATTCCTGATGGCATGTTGCACTGGGCTGTACGGTACCTGGTCCCTTCCATGCAGACGGAGGTTGTCAAGGATACACAGCTGCGACCCCAGACTCACCCCAGTTGA
- the acd gene encoding adrenocortical dysplasia protein homolog isoform X3, whose translation MSESQARQTEGLTTLLFLSDGVVHIPAILTQDAWETLQEQEDRECFSSLINCTVCVYSYTLQFNMDSAQTKSQFYISVGELTTTSAGAAKDNTPCCTSLNSVRQKICTTWRSLLAQDSVHTQNTQSEFSLSELLGEWQHDWRQSLLEDVMELLRTPTNPPSPQASTSNALTHTGTRWAIERFRYKREDTFNVPVSHLHIPDNLSQKLHAPSEDNSETQSGLVPPSEDRPTDPPETDQPIVAADSRQTDGPVPLERRHPAHEPTLSQESMDGEVVSGMTGGAVASPWDIFAPAAELLRTSSASDESITSEPLHLQKSQSLLDSTPQPVTLATFPLATSTQVPSLTPGATQRSGERSLPPYQKPGPSHSLLTSCGSSSTVSLSTKNQHSGMKLHHSGSTTAHQLPVTEQQDQVEEEEDVVKRWCRKAKRKSSVQTPEDNDITWEEEDMQKNRSPPSWMFETQDIPKIGEGSSCNQNAVAAIAPQRPSNVHSDGTLFSYSYQLCGRISKDLSHLKIPDGMLHWAVRYLVPSMQTEVVKDTQLRPQTHPS comes from the exons ATGTCAGAGTCCCAGGCCCGGCAGACTGAGGGTTTGACAACGTTGCTGTTCCTCTCTGATGGAGTGGTGCACATCCCCGCCATACTGACCCAGGACGCCTGGGAGACTCTTCAGGA GCAGGAGGACCGTGAGTGCTTCTCCAGTCTCATTAattgcacagtgtgtgtgtattcatacaCTCTGCAGTTCAACATGGACTCTGCACAG ACAAAGAGCCAGTTTTACATATCAGTTGGTGAGCTGACCACTACATCAGCTGGGGCTGCTAAAGACAACACCCCTTGCTG CACATCGCTCAACTCAGTCAGACAAAAGATCTGTACAACATGGAG ATCCCTGCTTGCACAGGATTCTGTCCATACTCAGAACACCCAGTCTG AGTTCAGTCTGTCAGAGCTGCTGGGGGAGTGGCAGCATGACTGGCGCCAGTCTCTGTTGGAGGATGTGATGGAACTCCTGAGGACACCCACAAACCCCCCCTCACCACAGGCCTCAACCTCCAACGCCCTCACACACACTGGCACCAGATGGGCTATTGAAAGGTTCAgatataag AGGGAGGATACTTTCAATGTCCCTGTGTCTCACCTACACATTCCAGACAATCTGAGTCAGAAACTACACGCACCCTCAG AAGACAACAGTGAAACGCAGAGTGGACTGGTCCCTCCATCtgaagacagaccgacagacccaCCAGAGACAGATCAACCAATCGTTGCTGCTGACAGCAGGCAGACTGACGGGCCAGTGCCTCTGGAGAGAAGACATCCTGCCCATGAGCCCACACTTTCTC agGAAAGTATGGATGGCGAGGTGGTGTCAGGGATGACCGGAGGAGCAGTGGCGAGCCCATGGGACATTTTTGCACCAGCAGCTGAGCTGCTCAGGACCTCCTCTGCATCTGACG AATCCATCACCTCGGAGCCCCTCCACCTCCAGAAGAGCCAGTCTCTGCTTGACTCCACTCCACAACCAGTCACTCTTGCAACATTTCCCCTGGCAACCAGCACCCAGGTGCCATCCCTGACCCCTGGGGCCACCCAAAGGTCAGGCGAGCGCTCCCTTCCTCCTTATCAAAAACCAGGCCCCTCCCACAGCCTACTCACCTCCTGTGGCTCCTCCTCCACTGTGAGTCTATCTACAAAGAACCAACACTCTGGCATGAAGCTCCACCACAGTGGCTCAACCACAGCACATCAACTTCCAGTCACGGAGCAGCAGGatcaggtggaggaagaggaggatgttgtGAAGAGGTGGTGTAGGAAGGCTAAGAGGAAGAGTTCCGTGCAGACCCCCGAGGATAATGATATCACCTGGGAGGAGGAAGATATGCAGAAGAACCGCAGCCCGCCCTCCTGGATGTTTGAAACTCAGGATATTCCCAAGATTGGGGAGGGAAGCAGCTGCAATCAGAACGCAGTTGCAGCAATAGCCCCCCAGAGGCCCTCCAAT GTTCACAGTGATGGCACTTTGTTCTCATATTCTTATCAGCTGTGTGGCCGCATTTCGAAGGATCTAAGCCATTTAAA GATTCCTGATGGCATGTTGCACTGGGCTGTACGGTACCTGGTCCCTTCCATGCAGACGGAGGTTGTCAAGGATACACAGCTGCGACCCCAGACTCACCCCAGTTGA